The following proteins come from a genomic window of Rhodoligotrophos sp. CJ14:
- a CDS encoding RlmE family RNA methyltransferase has translation MTKTPGRGGSRQLAVRVKTAKKRTVSSKLWLERQLNDPYVAEAKRQGYRSRAAFKLIEIDDKYHLLQPGKRVVDLGAAPGGWSQVAAKRVGSLEGRGRVVALDINAFENLPGVTSIILDFLDRTAPDAIIDALGGEADVVMSDMAAPATGHAKTDHLKVMALCEAALDFAYEVLAPGGVFLAKVFQGGTEHELLAGMKRAFKTVRHVKPKASRPESAELYVLATGFRGRAS, from the coding sequence ATGACGAAAACGCCTGGCCGGGGCGGATCCCGGCAGCTTGCCGTGCGCGTGAAGACGGCGAAGAAGCGCACCGTTTCCTCGAAGCTCTGGCTCGAGCGCCAGCTGAACGATCCCTATGTGGCTGAGGCAAAACGCCAAGGTTACCGGTCGCGCGCCGCCTTCAAGCTCATCGAAATCGACGATAAATACCACTTGCTCCAGCCCGGCAAGCGGGTGGTGGACCTCGGCGCAGCACCCGGCGGCTGGTCCCAGGTCGCCGCCAAGCGGGTGGGATCCCTCGAAGGCCGTGGCCGCGTGGTGGCACTTGACATCAATGCCTTCGAAAACCTCCCCGGCGTGACCTCGATCATCCTCGATTTCCTTGATCGCACCGCCCCGGATGCGATCATCGACGCGCTTGGCGGCGAGGCGGATGTGGTGATGTCGGACATGGCGGCACCGGCAACGGGGCACGCCAAGACAGATCATCTGAAGGTCATGGCGCTCTGCGAGGCAGCCCTTGACTTCGCCTATGAGGTTCTAGCCCCCGGGGGCGTCTTCCTTGCCAAGGTTTTCCAGGGCGGCACGGAGCATGAGCTCCTGGCTGGAATGAAGCGCGCCTTCAAAACGGTTCGGCATGTGAAGCCCAAGGCGAGCCGTCCGGAATCGGCAGAGCTCTATGTGCTTGCCACGGGCTTTCGTGGCCGCGCTTCCTGA
- a CDS encoding DHA2 family efflux MFS transporter permease subunit, producing the protein MPRQRLIALIVACALFMQNLDSTVLGTALPAIGHSFGVDPLSLHLAMTAYLLSLAVFMPISGWMADRFGARRVFCYAVFLFTVSSIACGLAPNVTTLIAARVLQGIGGAMMVPVARLVLVRNVPKSELVGAMAWVTMPALVGPVLGPLVGGFLVTYASWHWIFWINVPFGIIAITMALAFIPEVQEQDVPPLDLSGFLLCGLGVAGLVFGLENLGDGAMPLQISLPAAGLGTLLLAAYVYHARHMSNPIIDLRLLKFATFRASVLGGSLFRIGVGALPFLLPLLLQVGFGRSALESGAVTFAAAAGALVMKAAVGRVLSEWGFRNVLVWNAWLCGLSMAACALFTPSTPYWVMVGILLVGGLFRSLQFTALNTIAFADIPQRMLSNATGFISMAQQLALSIGIALGAALLQLSMLLTGGEVTTDTFTPAFIAVGVISAVASLTFMRLHQDAGAEMSGRAVQTAGHSGAMGGSTPAAVATRDPALDE; encoded by the coding sequence ATGCCTCGCCAACGCCTGATCGCCCTTATCGTCGCCTGCGCGCTGTTCATGCAGAATCTGGATTCGACGGTCCTCGGCACCGCGCTGCCGGCCATCGGTCATTCATTCGGCGTCGATCCGCTCAGCCTGCACCTCGCGATGACGGCCTATCTGCTGAGCCTTGCGGTGTTCATGCCGATCTCGGGCTGGATGGCAGACCGGTTCGGGGCGCGGCGCGTATTCTGCTATGCGGTGTTCTTATTCACGGTCTCGTCAATTGCCTGCGGCCTTGCACCGAATGTCACAACGCTGATCGCCGCGCGCGTGCTGCAGGGCATAGGTGGCGCCATGATGGTGCCGGTCGCGCGGCTCGTGCTCGTGCGCAACGTGCCAAAATCCGAGCTGGTGGGGGCCATGGCGTGGGTGACGATGCCGGCGCTGGTCGGGCCGGTGCTCGGACCGCTGGTCGGCGGCTTTCTCGTGACCTATGCCAGCTGGCACTGGATCTTCTGGATCAATGTACCGTTCGGGATCATCGCCATCACCATGGCGCTGGCCTTCATTCCCGAGGTTCAGGAACAGGACGTTCCACCGCTCGACCTTTCCGGCTTCCTGCTTTGCGGGCTCGGTGTGGCCGGGCTCGTGTTCGGGCTCGAAAATTTGGGCGATGGCGCGATGCCGCTTCAAATTTCGCTGCCCGCGGCGGGGCTGGGGACTTTGCTGCTTGCCGCCTATGTCTATCACGCCCGGCACATGTCCAATCCGATCATCGATCTGCGCCTGCTCAAGTTCGCAACGTTCCGCGCGAGCGTCCTGGGGGGTAGCCTGTTCCGGATCGGGGTCGGCGCCCTCCCCTTCCTATTGCCGCTGCTACTGCAGGTGGGCTTCGGCAGGAGCGCACTCGAATCAGGCGCGGTGACTTTTGCGGCAGCCGCGGGCGCCCTGGTCATGAAAGCGGCGGTCGGCCGGGTGTTGAGCGAGTGGGGCTTTCGCAATGTGCTCGTTTGGAATGCGTGGCTCTGCGGCCTCAGCATGGCGGCATGCGCCCTGTTCACGCCATCCACTCCGTATTGGGTGATGGTCGGTATCCTGCTCGTCGGAGGACTTTTCCGGTCGCTGCAATTCACCGCTCTCAACACGATCGCCTTTGCCGATATCCCTCAGCGCATGCTCTCGAACGCCACAGGTTTCATCAGCATGGCGCAGCAACTTGCGCTTAGCATCGGCATCGCGCTCGGCGCTGCGCTTCTACAGTTATCCATGCTGTTGACCGGCGGTGAGGTCACGACCGACACCTTCACCCCGGCCTTCATTGCCGTTGGGGTCATTTCAGCTGTGGCCTCGCTGACATTCATGCGATTGCATCAGGACGCGGGCGCCGAAATGTCGGGCCGGGCCGTGCAGACCGCCGGCCATTCCGGCGCGATGGGCGGAAGCACGCCCGCCGCCGTGGCGACGCGCGATCCGGCACTGGATGAATAG
- a CDS encoding Ppx/GppA phosphatase family protein, with translation MPRRNDHYPVYGALDLGTNNCRLLIARPALGGFKVIDAFSRIVRLGEGVSGSGRLSELAMSRTIDALRVCAGKLAWQNVSRWRLIATEACRMAANGSSFIDRVERETGLRLEIIDRSLEAELAVAGSAALLAPDARTALVFDIGGGSTELMWLALDRGSYRIVNWTSLPFGVVTLAEMFGGIDVTPEDFDAMLDYVEAPLRRFAEVCGAGPESPPDHLLGTSGTVTTIAGVHLSLMRYDRNRVDGCWLKREDVRRVTRQLLAMSYAERAASPCIGKDRADLVLAGCAILEGIQALWPSELIRVADRGLREGILTTLMVEDGTFGIEPGHSPALAELGAI, from the coding sequence ATGCCCCGCAGGAACGACCATTATCCCGTCTATGGCGCTTTGGACCTCGGCACGAACAATTGCCGCCTTTTGATTGCACGGCCGGCGCTTGGCGGCTTCAAGGTGATCGATGCCTTTTCGCGCATCGTCCGGCTTGGTGAAGGGGTGAGCGGCAGCGGCCGTTTGAGCGAGCTTGCCATGAGCCGCACCATCGACGCCTTGCGAGTCTGCGCTGGCAAATTGGCTTGGCAGAACGTATCACGCTGGCGCTTGATCGCGACGGAAGCCTGCCGCATGGCTGCCAACGGCTCGAGCTTCATTGACCGGGTGGAACGCGAAACGGGCTTGCGGCTGGAGATCATCGATCGCAGCCTTGAGGCTGAATTGGCAGTGGCGGGGTCTGCAGCGTTGCTGGCGCCCGATGCCCGGACCGCGCTGGTTTTCGATATCGGCGGCGGCTCGACGGAACTGATGTGGCTGGCCCTTGATCGAGGCAGCTACCGTATTGTGAACTGGACCTCGCTGCCCTTCGGGGTGGTCACGCTGGCCGAAATGTTCGGTGGCATCGATGTGACCCCGGAAGATTTCGACGCCATGCTCGATTATGTGGAAGCGCCCTTGCGCCGCTTCGCCGAGGTCTGCGGCGCGGGCCCTGAGTCACCCCCCGATCATCTCCTAGGCACCTCGGGGACGGTGACGACCATTGCCGGCGTGCATCTCTCTCTCATGCGCTATGACCGCAACCGGGTGGATGGTTGCTGGCTGAAGCGTGAGGACGTGCGGCGGGTAACCCGTCAGCTCCTCGCTATGTCCTATGCCGAGCGTGCGGCAAGCCCTTGCATCGGCAAGGATCGCGCCGATCTCGTGCTTGCGGGATGCGCCATTCTCGAGGGCATTCAGGCCCTGTGGCCGAGCGAGCTGATCCGCGTGGCCGATAGGGGCCTGCGTGAAGGCATTCTCACCACCTTGATGGTCGAGGATGGCACCTTCGGCATCGAGCCGGGGCATTCGCCCGCCCTTGCCGAGCTAGGGGCAATCTGA